AATCTTCTTAAGCTGGCAGTACAGTTGCAATACTCTGTTGAACTGGCTCCAGTAATAAACATCGTCCTTGATCCCTTTATTCATGAAGAAGTGCAGCATTTTCAGCTCGAACTTCTCATTACCTTTCAGTTTGTCGATATAAAATTCCAGCACATCGCGGGAACGAATACCCAGACGGGAGGTATAAAAATCAAAAGTAGGTTCCTCTTCTGCCGCAATACGCAAGCCTAATTTCACCCTTTCCTTTGTCCGGATGAATTTCTGATAATCCTCCAGCTCCTCTTTGTTATCCAGAACCGGGATTACATTTTTAAACCCGGTATTGACCAATTTGGAAATAGCCTTCGTGTACGCTTTGGTTTTGTAACCATTACAGATCACTTTGGTTTCCTTGTTGATCTTTTTCCTTTCATACAACTTGGTAATAATATCAATGTCGTATGCAAAAGACGTCTCAATGTGAATCCCATGTTTCAGGGTCTCTTCCATTATAAAGGAAAAATGAGAACTTTTGGTACAGTAGCAATAGTAATAATTACCATCGTACCTGTTCTTCTTGATTGCATCCTGGAACATCTTTTTCGCCTTGTTAATCTGCATCCCAATTTTAGGCAGATAGGTCAATTTGAAGGGTGTTCCGTATTTGTCAATCAACTCTTTGATATTCACCCCATTAAATTCCAGGTAGCCATCCTGTACATCAAAACCTTCCTGGGGAAACTCGAAGGTTTGGTTGACGAGATCTGTGTAGGTGCTGTTCATTTAAACCTGCGATACGTGTTTAAGGATTAGTAAAAAGCAATCACAACCCTCGCTGGAAAACTCCTGGTTTACACACCTACGTCAGTTCTTAAAAGCCCAGCAAAATTGGTTGCAAAGCTAAATATTTTGTCCAATTGGCCGGACAAAAAGTTTCTTTTTTTTTTGAACGGTTAGATATTAAGCTAAATCTAACGCTTTCAATATGTTAAATACTTTTATATATGTAGATTTTTCCTTATTTTAATAAGGCCAGCGAGCGTTTTCCCTCGCAAAAAATAAGGTCCAGAATGCTAAGATTTGGCAGAAAGCCGACGCGATCCTGGAATACCTGGGTGTATGTCACCAGCTCAGTTTTGGCATTTTCGGTACCAGGCACCATCAGATCCCGGGCATCCGTTAGGTTAGCATCGGTGTACTCTTTACTATATTCAGTAGTATAGGCAGTAGGGGAGGATAAACCAATTGTCTTGTTCGCCCATTCGAAACAGGCCTCATTCCAGTCCATCAGGTATTCAAAAGGACGTTCGTACAGCTGACCCAGCTCTTCCTCATAATATTCAAACCAGGGGGAACGACGGTAAGCAGAAACCAAAGTCTTCCAGTGTTGCGCCTGCCATTTCTCTTCATTACTGATTCTCACATCCTTCATCACCGTCCGCTGGTTTTTTCCGCGGGCAAGTGGAACACTTAATAATATACTTCCATTAGGCCCGGCAATGTAACAACGGTTCCTGAAACTGAGTTTTTGGTAATGTTCGTATCGCTCAATCAATAATGTATCATGATTGATTAAAGTTTTATAGAAGAATAGGTTTGGAAAGTATTGAGATTCAATTAATAATGTCTTTTGGTCTGTATCAGCTGCCATGTTGTCCAAATTTGAAATTTTACCCCTGAATAATTTTATCTTAAGAAGGCGGATGACCTATTATTTATTATCTAACAATTTATTCTAAGTAATTGTTAAACAGTACATAACATTCTCAAAAATATACTAGTGAACTTAGTATTTCCACATTTGACACGAAAATCAGGAAACTGCAAATTTACTAAATAGTTTAGTAGGTTTTGTATTCATTTTCAGGGAGATTTTGCTTCAAGTAAAATTTGAACCGGAGGGAAATTTAGAATACGTTAAATCGTATTTCGAGGGGAAGAAAATGAATTAACTTTGGCGAAATCCATTTAGACATCATGAAGTATTTACGTATTTCGATCATTGTATTCCTGATCTGGGGAATGGCAAGTTCTTGTGAGAAGTTCAAAGATCTTGAGTTTGTGAGAGTAGCTGGCATCAACCTCGACAACCTCGGTTTTCAAAAGAGTATTGTACGGATGACGTTGGCATATTACAATCCAAACGGTTTTAACCTGAAACTCAAAGACGCGAATTTTGATCTTTTCTTTGACGATACCCAGGTAGGCCATTCCATCCAGGATACGATGATCATGATTCCGGCAAAGGATACATTTTACTTCCCTGTAAAACTGGAAGTGAATATGGAAAATGTATTTAAGAATGCGCTTGGCGCGCTCATGAATAAGGAAGTGACTATCAAGGCATCAGGAAATTGTAAAGTTGGTAAGGGAGGCGTTTTTCTGCCTTTTCCAATAAAATGCGAAACAAAACAGCCGCTTAGCTTCTTTTAAGTTCTTACAGCAAAGAAAATAAAAAAAGCCACATTCACGGTGGCTTTTTTTGTATCTACTTACTAACGCTTAATTTTTCTTTTTGTCCGGGTTACCACCATCTTCTGGCTTTTTGCAGCAGGTAGGCAGTTTCTTGTATGATTCTTCGTTAGCTGTCACATTATCCGCATCATATCCGGCATTTGCGATAGCAGTCTTCACATTTTCGATATTAGTACGGTCACTATAGAATTTTACTGTAGTGAGTCCTTTTTTGAAATCTACTTTGGAAGATTGCACACCTTCTTCTCCTGACAGGTATCTCTCGATACGGTTTTTGCACTGTTCGCAACGTACAGTTGGCGTAGCGATCTTCGCCGTTACCAATGTACCTTTCTTTACCTGGGCCATGGCTGTCATTCCAAAGCAACCCAGCATTAATACCATTACTAATCTAACAATACGCATGTTTTACGTTTTATAGTCCTAATATAGCAAAAAACCTGCTTGTATTGGCGTTTGAATTATTATTCCGGAGATCTAAAATTGAAATTCCAGGTATTAATAATTAATACCGACACTTCGCTTATTTACCAGTCCATTGGTCAGGCGCACTTCTCCAGGCTTCCAGCAGCGCCAGGTCATCGCCGGATACCACTCCTTTCTCCACCGCCAGTTCAATCAGGGCACCATAGTTACTCAGGGAGTAGTAAGGCACACCCGCCGCTTCGAAAGCCTTCACAGCTACATCAAAACCATAGTTGAAGATAGAAACCATGCCAATCACCTCTCCTCCTGCTGCACGGATGGCATTTACAGCCTCCAGGCTGCTTTTGCCGGTAGAGATCAGGTCTTCTACCACTACCACAGGCTGACCCGGCTGCAGTACCCCCTC
This window of the Chitinophaga sancti genome carries:
- a CDS encoding type III PLP-dependent enzyme domain-containing protein; amino-acid sequence: MNSTYTDLVNQTFEFPQEGFDVQDGYLEFNGVNIKELIDKYGTPFKLTYLPKIGMQINKAKKMFQDAIKKNRYDGNYYYCYCTKSSHFSFIMEETLKHGIHIETSFAYDIDIITKLYERKKINKETKVICNGYKTKAYTKAISKLVNTGFKNVIPVLDNKEELEDYQKFIRTKERVKLGLRIAAEEEPTFDFYTSRLGIRSRDVLEFYIDKLKGNEKFELKMLHFFMNKGIKDDVYYWSQFNRVLQLYCQLKKISPELDSINIGGGFPIKHSLGFDYDYNYMVNEIVATIKSVCKKNKVPVPDIYTEFGSFTVGESGAVIYSVVGEKMQNDREIWYMIDSSFITTLPDTWGIGEKFLMLPINKWEQEYQEVHLGGLTCDGYDFYTSEEHINAVFLPKVAEGEPLYIGFFHTGAYQDQLSGYGGIKHCLIPSPKHVVIGYDKNGQLKDWLYAKEQSAQSMLKILGY
- a CDS encoding WbqC family protein — protein: MAADTDQKTLLIESQYFPNLFFYKTLINHDTLLIERYEHYQKLSFRNRCYIAGPNGSILLSVPLARGKNQRTVMKDVRISNEEKWQAQHWKTLVSAYRRSPWFEYYEEELGQLYERPFEYLMDWNEACFEWANKTIGLSSPTAYTTEYSKEYTDANLTDARDLMVPGTENAKTELVTYTQVFQDRVGFLPNLSILDLIFCEGKRSLALLK
- a CDS encoding LEA type 2 family protein, whose protein sequence is MKYLRISIIVFLIWGMASSCEKFKDLEFVRVAGINLDNLGFQKSIVRMTLAYYNPNGFNLKLKDANFDLFFDDTQVGHSIQDTMIMIPAKDTFYFPVKLEVNMENVFKNALGALMNKEVTIKASGNCKVGKGGVFLPFPIKCETKQPLSFF
- a CDS encoding heavy-metal-associated domain-containing protein, with amino-acid sequence MRIVRLVMVLMLGCFGMTAMAQVKKGTLVTAKIATPTVRCEQCKNRIERYLSGEEGVQSSKVDFKKGLTTVKFYSDRTNIENVKTAIANAGYDADNVTANEESYKKLPTCCKKPEDGGNPDKKKN